The Deltaproteobacteria bacterium genome window below encodes:
- a CDS encoding helix-turn-helix domain-containing protein, producing MHIGERIKAVRQEFGISQKVFGEGIGIADSYVSEIESGKKTPSLTILLAIAFKYGVSLDWLKSGKGEKYIKEATYLTNKEIQILKTLRNKKELHAFVVLLIEKFKDKKEIVKRLTEFLKSL from the coding sequence TTGCATATCGGAGAAAGAATTAAAGCCGTTCGGCAAGAGTTTGGAATATCCCAGAAAGTATTTGGAGAAGGCATAGGTATTGCTGACAGTTATGTGTCTGAGATTGAATCGGGGAAAAAGACGCCTTCTTTAACGATTTTACTCGCTATAGCGTTTAAATACGGGGTCAGTTTAGATTGGCTCAAGTCTGGTAAAGGAGAAAAGTATATAAAAGAGGCCACCTATCTTACCAATAAAGAGATTCAAATATTAAAAACTCTTAGAAATAAAAAAGAGTTACATGCATTCGTTGTACTCCTCATAGAAAAGTTTAAAGACAAGAAGGAAATTGTTAAGCGCTTAACTGAGTTCTTGAAGAGTCTCTGA
- a CDS encoding tetratricopeptide repeat protein — MGYTEFTYGRDILEFFDDHSCYLQEYDIRRACRWTVLNDGRIKIEMNKCGTELVMIGSQNNALLQIDMNGEYMTFVSAYSMEAGRIEKEVKAANMVLEAERLFSREGKYDEAIVLLKEASSMGNAKAQDLLGRWYLYGFHLPRDTQTAITLLQKAADQGLVGAQYQLAWIYATSRNPKDSKKAITYALNAVSQKEGNWQYVGVLAVAYARDGQYTKAVVTQEKALHLLSKDETIPEESKLELYAREYEALKLYRNKQAYDVWRLFTISGEGVKGSGLEYIPSLNADITQLRFFESNSSTQEKVYTNRFPQSKAKYLSWELLLKHPAPPQKIDFKIHAIYYKPDGSILTEQIVDAFLPPHQTYSSWNEGFGEKYGGKWHEGDYTVELFVDEIEITSGAFSIYSDVSEVNVKKK; from the coding sequence ATGGGCTATACGGAATTTACCTATGGACGAGATATACTTGAATTTTTCGATGATCATAGCTGTTACCTCCAGGAGTACGACATACGAAGGGCGTGCAGATGGACTGTACTGAACGATGGCCGCATAAAAATTGAAATGAACAAATGTGGTACTGAACTCGTCATGATAGGATCCCAAAACAATGCGCTCTTACAGATAGACATGAACGGTGAGTATATGACATTTGTCTCTGCGTACTCAATGGAAGCGGGACGTATAGAGAAGGAAGTGAAGGCGGCGAATATGGTTCTTGAGGCCGAACGGTTGTTTTCACGCGAAGGGAAATACGACGAGGCTATTGTGCTTTTGAAAGAAGCATCTTCTATGGGGAATGCGAAAGCGCAAGACTTGTTAGGGAGATGGTACTTATATGGTTTTCACCTTCCACGAGATACACAAACCGCGATTACGTTGTTACAAAAAGCCGCAGATCAGGGTCTTGTGGGTGCGCAATATCAGCTGGCATGGATTTATGCTACTTCTCGAAATCCTAAGGACAGCAAAAAGGCGATCACATATGCATTGAATGCAGTATCCCAAAAAGAGGGTAATTGGCAATATGTAGGAGTACTTGCTGTCGCATATGCACGAGACGGCCAGTATACGAAAGCAGTAGTGACGCAAGAGAAAGCCCTTCACCTGTTGAGTAAAGACGAGACAATTCCCGAGGAGAGCAAATTGGAACTTTACGCGCGCGAGTATGAGGCGCTTAAATTATACAGAAACAAACAAGCGTATGATGTGTGGAGGTTGTTTACTATAAGTGGCGAAGGTGTAAAAGGTTCTGGGCTTGAATATATTCCATCATTAAATGCGGATATAACCCAGTTACGGTTTTTTGAGAGTAATTCTTCTACCCAAGAAAAGGTGTATACGAATCGCTTCCCTCAATCAAAAGCGAAATATCTCTCTTGGGAGCTTCTCCTAAAGCACCCAGCGCCGCCCCAGAAGATTGACTTCAAAATACATGCAATTTATTACAAACCTGACGGAAGTATTTTGACAGAACAAATTGTAGATGCTTTTCTTCCCCCACATCAGACATATTCTTCCTGGAATGAGGGCTTCGGAGAGAAGTACGGCGGGAAATGGCACGAGGGGGATTATACGGTAGAACTTTTTGTAGATGAAATAGAGATAACAAGCGGTGCGTTTAGCATTTACTCGGATGTGAGCGAAGTGAATGTTAAGAAAAAATAG
- a CDS encoding type IV secretion system DNA-binding domain-containing protein, which produces MTSEKEIDVAGRKLVKTEHLPLRKVEESYSPQQRFEIKKVSQAKELKLEAEMARGMGGHIVFNDFVSLEPPFSKYNYGELAPADLYLMGIEKPFESSPFHRWLNRNREYINPFTPDYYIPEGEEKYIRILRSKDEEVNPAISIQFLLSLREVFHPASFEIVGSHEKISTQFCCRSPHFKHLMGQLLTHFPYTEFVESSDLLSDIIPQSNKDTEENTNGYIIREYVLSNTHFCALKIFSNFNTDPLGVVMGAFEDLGEDEFGVLQVTLVPVKHNWALNILTAARDEFNPSLPSITEPNILEMAKQKTKSPLFAICLNVIASHEHIAQRLEGFLNQFSTTFQRFTMFPGDGLYAPGELLSCVLNRASFRFGMLLNAEELASMVHLPSPSIHSEKLEEVTTRTKACPVIALGHKLILGENIHRGEKKIVTLNPEYRTKHMYVIGASGTGKTNLILNMIVQDIHNGEGLAVLDPHGDLIDQQILPRIPEDRFQDVILFDPSDEEYPVGFNILYAHSEHEKTLLASDLASIFRRFSTSWGDQMNSVLSNAILAFLESPKGGTLRDLRRFLVDEDYREEYLDTVTDEEIVFYWRREFPLLPGRPEGAVLTRLDTFLRPKIIRNIVSQRENRLDFRKIMDEGKILFCKLSHGGIGEENAYTLGALIVSKLQQTVMSRQEIEETERKNFYLYIDEFQNFITKSMESILSGARKYRLGLILAHQDLMQIWGKDREVASSVISNPITRVCFRLGDFDARKLYEGFSSFDANDLQNLSIGEAVARIDRAEFDFNLSTYPPPEMPSEDIAKKRKETIRSMSRNTYATTRESIERELKAERQKEEPIPKDIEDFYEKE; this is translated from the coding sequence TTGACATCTGAGAAAGAGATAGACGTAGCGGGGAGAAAACTTGTAAAAACAGAACACCTCCCTCTTAGAAAAGTAGAGGAATCATATTCTCCGCAACAAAGATTTGAGATAAAAAAGGTATCACAGGCTAAGGAATTAAAGCTCGAAGCAGAGATGGCACGGGGAATGGGAGGACATATTGTCTTTAACGACTTCGTATCATTAGAGCCGCCATTCTCAAAATATAATTACGGAGAGCTTGCCCCCGCAGATCTCTATCTCATGGGTATAGAAAAACCCTTTGAGTCAAGTCCATTCCATAGATGGCTCAATCGAAATAGAGAATACATAAATCCGTTTACTCCTGACTATTACATCCCCGAGGGTGAGGAGAAATATATACGAATTCTTCGCTCAAAAGATGAAGAAGTAAACCCTGCTATATCTATTCAATTCCTTCTTTCCTTAAGAGAAGTATTTCATCCGGCAAGCTTTGAAATTGTAGGGTCCCACGAGAAAATCTCAACGCAATTCTGTTGCCGGTCTCCGCACTTCAAGCACCTAATGGGTCAGCTCCTCACACACTTCCCATATACCGAGTTCGTAGAATCAAGCGACCTTCTATCTGATATTATTCCTCAATCTAATAAGGATACGGAAGAGAATACAAACGGATACATCATACGGGAATACGTTCTTTCAAATACCCATTTCTGTGCTTTAAAGATCTTCTCAAATTTCAATACAGACCCTCTCGGTGTAGTTATGGGAGCTTTCGAAGACCTTGGGGAGGATGAATTCGGAGTTCTTCAGGTTACCTTGGTCCCTGTAAAGCACAACTGGGCGCTAAACATACTTACCGCTGCACGAGATGAATTTAACCCGTCACTCCCCTCTATAACCGAGCCGAATATACTTGAGATGGCAAAGCAGAAGACTAAATCTCCCCTCTTTGCTATCTGCTTAAACGTGATTGCCTCTCATGAACATATAGCCCAAAGACTCGAAGGATTTCTCAATCAGTTCTCTACCACGTTCCAGAGATTTACAATGTTTCCGGGGGATGGATTGTATGCACCAGGCGAACTCCTTAGTTGTGTTCTCAACCGTGCAAGCTTCAGATTCGGCATGCTCCTTAATGCAGAAGAGCTTGCCTCCATGGTGCATCTGCCGTCACCATCCATTCATTCCGAGAAACTCGAAGAGGTAACAACCCGAACAAAGGCATGTCCTGTTATTGCACTAGGCCATAAGCTCATTCTTGGGGAGAACATTCACCGGGGCGAGAAAAAGATAGTAACCTTAAACCCTGAATACAGAACTAAACACATGTATGTAATTGGCGCATCCGGGACAGGAAAAACCAACCTTATTCTCAATATGATTGTGCAAGACATTCACAACGGAGAGGGACTAGCTGTGCTCGACCCGCACGGAGATTTGATTGACCAGCAGATTCTTCCAAGAATACCGGAAGATAGATTTCAAGACGTGATACTCTTTGACCCCTCAGATGAGGAGTACCCCGTAGGCTTTAATATCCTGTATGCACATAGTGAGCATGAAAAGACCCTCCTGGCATCAGACCTCGCATCGATATTTCGGAGGTTTTCTACAAGCTGGGGAGATCAGATGAACTCTGTTCTTTCAAATGCAATTCTCGCATTCCTTGAGAGTCCAAAAGGTGGAACGTTACGAGACCTGAGAAGATTTCTAGTGGATGAGGATTATAGAGAAGAGTATCTTGATACCGTAACGGATGAAGAGATAGTGTTTTACTGGAGAAGAGAATTTCCTCTTCTTCCCGGAAGACCGGAGGGAGCTGTTCTTACACGGCTCGATACATTCCTGAGACCTAAGATCATACGAAACATAGTTTCTCAACGGGAAAACAGGCTTGATTTCAGAAAGATTATGGATGAGGGGAAAATTCTTTTCTGCAAGCTCTCTCACGGAGGGATAGGAGAAGAGAACGCATATACGCTTGGAGCTCTTATCGTCTCAAAGCTCCAGCAGACGGTAATGTCACGACAAGAGATAGAAGAAACCGAGAGGAAGAACTTCTATCTCTACATTGATGAGTTTCAAAACTTCATCACGAAGTCCATGGAGTCCATTCTTTCAGGAGCACGGAAATACAGGCTTGGACTCATATTAGCTCACCAAGACCTTATGCAAATCTGGGGGAAGGACAGAGAGGTAGCTTCATCTGTTATATCAAACCCTATCACACGTGTGTGCTTCAGGCTCGGGGATTTTGATGCAAGAAAACTGTATGAGGGGTTTTCCTCTTTTGACGCAAACGATCTTCAGAACTTAAGTATTGGGGAAGCTGTCGCAAGGATTGATAGGGCGGAGTTTGATTTTAACTTATCTACCTATCCTCCCCCAGAGATGCCTTCGGAAGACATAGCAAAGAAGAGAAAGGAAACAATCCGCAGTATGTCAAGGAATACATATGCAACAACGCGCGAGAGTATAGAAAGAGAGCTTAAAGCAGAGCGGCAAAAGGAAGAACCTATCCCAAAAGACATAGAAGATTTCTACGAAAAGGAATAG
- a CDS encoding helix-turn-helix transcriptional regulator, with amino-acid sequence MIDRVVKSKLALRGMTIKDLAEAIDEHYNSVYDVMHGKWGNERGIVATRILKKISRFLDIPELTKEQNRENI; translated from the coding sequence TTGATTGATCGGGTAGTCAAGAGCAAGCTTGCGTTGCGTGGAATGACGATCAAAGACCTGGCTGAAGCTATAGATGAGCACTACAACTCGGTTTATGACGTAATGCATGGCAAGTGGGGGAATGAAAGGGGTATAGTAGCAACCCGGATTCTCAAAAAAATATCCCGCTTCCTCGATATCCCTGAGCTTACAAAGGAACAAAATCGTGAAAACATATAG